The proteins below are encoded in one region of Scophthalmus maximus strain ysfricsl-2021 chromosome 4, ASM2237912v1, whole genome shotgun sequence:
- the LOC118302203 gene encoding ribonuclease P protein subunit p25-like protein, protein MFTGCGVVTGQNQYLTRDVAGPHPGLEMNRPIQMGNGVTPGSCNVYQGQTYSSSGQPAVNVNGSSPLKPAPLPVPPPALKLGQEGFKKVCRTEEDGPCPFPGLASGVLEMRVKEGSKIRNLMGFAMARMQGEKCVSGGGVSVGGLRQVVFTGSGRAVTKTITCAEIMKRKVGSLHQLTKLRYKVVKEVWESTEGGTSEMTVHRTVPSISILLSKDPLDPQEPGYQPPETLTALWEEKEGVESAPQTACKRPCGPLPYSTFTHCKRVCLGEGVSVLPSH, encoded by the coding sequence ATGTTCACCGGGTGTGGAGTGGTCACTGGCCAGAACCAGTACCTGACCAGAGACGTCGCCGGGCCACACCCAGGACTCGAGATGAACAGACCGATCCAAATGGGGAACGGAGTAACCCCAGGGAGCTGCAACGTCTACCAGGGTCAAACGTACAGCAGTTCTGGCCAGCCAGCAGTGAATGTCAATGGTTCCAGCCCGCTGAAGCCAGCACCACTGCCCGTCCCGCCCCCAGCACTGAAACTTGGGCAGGAAGGGTTTAAGAAAGTCTGCCGAACTGAGGAGGACGGTCCGTGTCCCTTTCCAGGACTGGCTTCTGGGGTGCTGGAGATGCGCGTGAAGGAGGGAAGTAAGATTCGAAACTTAATGGGATTCGCCATGGCACGTATGCAGGGAGAGAAGTGTGTAAGTGGGGGAGGGGTGAGCGTTGGTGGACTGAGGCAGGTGGTCTTCACTGGCTCGGGTCGTGCGGTCACAAAGACCATCACCTGTGCCGAGATCATGAAACGAAAAGTGGGCTCTCTGCACCAGCTGACGAAGCTTCGGTACAAGGTGGTCAAAGAGGTGTGGGAGAGCACTGAAGGGGGGACGTCTGAGATGACGGTGCACAGGACCGTGCCCTCCATCAGCATCCTTCTTTCCAAAGACCCCCTGGATCCCCAGGAACCAGGCTATCAACCTCCGGAGACTCTCACCGCATTgtgggaagagaaagagggcgTCGAATCTGCTCCGCAGACAGCATGCAAGAGACCCTGTGGACCTTTGCCATACAGCACTTTTACCCACTGTAAGAGAGTGTGTTTGGGGGAAGGGGTCTCAGTCCTCCCCTCTCACTGA